One segment of Etheostoma cragini isolate CJK2018 chromosome 23, CSU_Ecrag_1.0, whole genome shotgun sequence DNA contains the following:
- the rassf8b gene encoding ras association domain-containing protein 8b isoform X1, with protein MKAMELKVWVDGVQRIVCGVTEFTTCQEVVIALAQAIGRTGRYTLIEKWRETERHLAPQENPVVSLNKWGQYASDVQLILQRTGPSVSERPTFDVRARVPERGFYRQSLPPLAKLRPSGTDRSLKRREPKRKSLTFTGGAKGLREIFGKSRDAEAKQPQQRGVSLNLSRVGGGGVTSLPGSPARELSKLVQLQRDNLQALESRLLGCEAELRDWDEATGMADEGENLEGELLLLEQQVRRNDAEMEEEEFWQNELQIEHESERQLRQQLVKLQGCVRDCEAKLSEYLAHIQSMEGGLEQERMQQEAELNQRVNEEEVQDQLEKLRAELEMQSQHTARLESSCRTLERSLGQSSLRLQEKEQELEQLTKELRQVNLQQFIQQTGTKVTVLPAQPTGENNNDVDSGSLKRLGSSRLLPSNLRTLQSTMSSSLNPEGIYV; from the exons ATGAAGGCCATGGAGCTGAAAGTGTGGGTGGATGGAGTGCAGCGCATCGTGTGCGGGGTCACAGAGTTCACAACATGCCAGGAAGTAGTCATTGCTTTGGCACAAGCCATCG GACGCACCGGCAGGTATACTTTGATCGAAAAATGGCGTGAGACAGAACGTCACCTGGCTCCACAGGAAAACCCCGTAGTGTCCCTTAACAAGTGGGGCCAGTATGCCAGCGATGTCCAGCTCATCCTCCAGCGAACGGGCCCGTCTGTTAGCGAGCGGCCCACTTTTGACGTGCGGGCTCGCGTCCCAGAGCGTGGCTTCTACCGGCAGAGTCTGCCACCTCTGGCCAAGCTCCGCCCCTCAGGGACAGACCGCTCACTTAAACGAAGGGAACCCAAACGCAAGTCTCTGACCTTCACTGGAGGGGCTAAGGGTCTGCGGGAAATATTTGGGAAAAGCAGAGATGCAGAAG CCAAACAGCCCCAGCAGCGAGGTGTGAGTTTGAACCTGAGCAGGGTTGGAGGTGGTGGAGTGACTTCTTTACCTGGAAGTCCAGCCAGAGAGTTGAGCAAGCTGGTGCAGCTGCAGAGAGACAATCTCCAGGCCCTGGAGAGCCGTCTGCTGGGCTGCGAGGCCGAGCTGCGAGACTGGGACGAGGCCACTGGCATGGCTGATGAA GGAGAAAACTTGGAAGGGGAGCTGCTGCTTTTAGAGCAGCAGGTGAGGAGGAACGAtgcagagatggaggaggaggaattcTGGCAGAACGAGCTGCAGATCGAACACGAGAGCGAGCGTCAACTGCGGCAACAGCTAGTGAAGCTGCAGGGCTGCGTACGCGACTGCGAGGCCAAGCTTTCAGAATACCTGGCTCACATACAG AGCATGGAGGGAGGCCTGGAGCAGGAACGGATGCAGCAGGAAGCCGAGCTCAACCAGAGGGTCAATGAGGAGGAG GTGCAAGACCAGCTGGAGAAACTGAGAGCCGAGCTTGAAATGCAGAGCCAACACACAGCGCGGCTAGAGAGCAGCTGCAGGACGTTGGAACGCTCGCTAGGCCAGTCCAGCCTGAGATTACAG gAGAAGGAGCAGGAGCTGGAGCAGCTGACAAAAGAGCTACGGCAGGTCAACCTGCAGCAGTTCATTCAGCAGACTGGTACCAAGGTCACCGTGCTGCCTGCTCAACCTACaggagaaaacaacaacg ATGTGGACTCTGGCTCTCTGAAACGACTTGGCTCTTCTCGACTCTTACCCAGCAACCTTCGCACTCTTCAAAGCACCATGTCCTCCAGCCTCAACCCTGAAGGCATCTACGTTTGA
- the rassf8b gene encoding ras association domain-containing protein 8b isoform X2, which translates to MKAMELKVWVDGVQRIVCGVTEFTTCQEVVIALAQAIGRTGRYTLIEKWRETERHLAPQENPVVSLNKWGQYASDVQLILQRTGPSVSERPTFDVRARVPERGFYRQSLPPLAKLRPSGTDRSLKRREPKRKSLTFTGGAKGLREIFGKSRDAEAKQPQQRGVSLNLSRVGGGGVTSLPGSPARELSKLVQLQRDNLQALESRLLGCEAELRDWDEATGMADEGENLEGELLLLEQQVRRNDAEMEEEEFWQNELQIEHESERQLRQQLVKLQGCVRDCEAKLSEYLAHIQSMEGGLEQERMQQEAELNQRVNEEEVQDQLEKLRAELEMQSQHTARLESSCRTLERSLGQSSLRLQEKEQELEQLTKELRQVNLQQFIQQTGTKVTVLPAQPTGENNDVDSGSLKRLGSSRLLPSNLRTLQSTMSSSLNPEGIYV; encoded by the exons ATGAAGGCCATGGAGCTGAAAGTGTGGGTGGATGGAGTGCAGCGCATCGTGTGCGGGGTCACAGAGTTCACAACATGCCAGGAAGTAGTCATTGCTTTGGCACAAGCCATCG GACGCACCGGCAGGTATACTTTGATCGAAAAATGGCGTGAGACAGAACGTCACCTGGCTCCACAGGAAAACCCCGTAGTGTCCCTTAACAAGTGGGGCCAGTATGCCAGCGATGTCCAGCTCATCCTCCAGCGAACGGGCCCGTCTGTTAGCGAGCGGCCCACTTTTGACGTGCGGGCTCGCGTCCCAGAGCGTGGCTTCTACCGGCAGAGTCTGCCACCTCTGGCCAAGCTCCGCCCCTCAGGGACAGACCGCTCACTTAAACGAAGGGAACCCAAACGCAAGTCTCTGACCTTCACTGGAGGGGCTAAGGGTCTGCGGGAAATATTTGGGAAAAGCAGAGATGCAGAAG CCAAACAGCCCCAGCAGCGAGGTGTGAGTTTGAACCTGAGCAGGGTTGGAGGTGGTGGAGTGACTTCTTTACCTGGAAGTCCAGCCAGAGAGTTGAGCAAGCTGGTGCAGCTGCAGAGAGACAATCTCCAGGCCCTGGAGAGCCGTCTGCTGGGCTGCGAGGCCGAGCTGCGAGACTGGGACGAGGCCACTGGCATGGCTGATGAA GGAGAAAACTTGGAAGGGGAGCTGCTGCTTTTAGAGCAGCAGGTGAGGAGGAACGAtgcagagatggaggaggaggaattcTGGCAGAACGAGCTGCAGATCGAACACGAGAGCGAGCGTCAACTGCGGCAACAGCTAGTGAAGCTGCAGGGCTGCGTACGCGACTGCGAGGCCAAGCTTTCAGAATACCTGGCTCACATACAG AGCATGGAGGGAGGCCTGGAGCAGGAACGGATGCAGCAGGAAGCCGAGCTCAACCAGAGGGTCAATGAGGAGGAG GTGCAAGACCAGCTGGAGAAACTGAGAGCCGAGCTTGAAATGCAGAGCCAACACACAGCGCGGCTAGAGAGCAGCTGCAGGACGTTGGAACGCTCGCTAGGCCAGTCCAGCCTGAGATTACAG gAGAAGGAGCAGGAGCTGGAGCAGCTGACAAAAGAGCTACGGCAGGTCAACCTGCAGCAGTTCATTCAGCAGACTGGTACCAAGGTCACCGTGCTGCCTGCTCAACCTACaggagaaaacaac gATGTGGACTCTGGCTCTCTGAAACGACTTGGCTCTTCTCGACTCTTACCCAGCAACCTTCGCACTCTTCAAAGCACCATGTCCTCCAGCCTCAACCCTGAAGGCATCTACGTTTGA